A genome region from Drosophila simulans strain w501 chromosome 2R, Prin_Dsim_3.1, whole genome shotgun sequence includes the following:
- the LOC27206331 gene encoding G2/mitotic-specific cyclin-B isoform X3, with protein MAALEKNASENFKQVQLKKLTVPSMEATTKRAALGDLQNRGISRPIAAKDAAQKDSKDLKLTDALRNAKARVDSHWKKQPLGSTNGNGNGAVPPKVNEGGVAAFLRSNSVRNRVPTKTTVEPTKVTVKSSSSENVNEPTLKREDSNLSKKSLTKLRAALAKPVMGVSGIRREPVAVSRKEAETKKELPETKKDSLEVKKDATRMPLIRGNSAVTTTTSTMPTTMSLSSKRLAGIEDIDANDKENLVLVSEYVNDIYDYLYQVEQDQPIHKDHLAGQKEVSHKMRAVLIDWINEVHLQFHLAAETFQLAVAIIDRYLQVVKDTKRTYLQLVGVTALFIATKYEELFPPAIGDFVFITDDTYTARQIRQMELQIFKAIDCNLSRPLPIHFLRRYSKAAGAEDEHHTMSKYFIELASVDYEMATYRPSEIAAASLFLSLHLLNGNYRAGTGFNDRHWTPTLTFYSRYSAAHLRPITRLIAKLARDAPQAKLKAIYNKYQGSKFQKIALRTELTGALMDSIVGQSQRK; from the exons ATGGCCGCCCTTGAAAAG AACGCTTCGGAGAACTTCAAGCAAGTGCAATTGAAGAAATTGACGGTTCCTTCCAtggaggcaacaacaaaacgcgCGGCCTTGGGCGATTTGCAGAATCGCGGCATAAGTCGTCCCATCGCAGCGAAGGATGCGGCACAGAAAGA CTCCAAGGATCTCAAGCTCACAGACGCCCTGCGCAATGCCAAGGCTCGGGTGGACAGCCACTGGAAGAAACAGCCACTGGGCAGcaccaatggcaatggcaatggcgcCGTTCCGCCCAAGGTCAAcgaggggggcgtggcggcgTTTTTGCGCTCGAATTCGGTGCGCAATCGCGTTCCGACCAAGACCACTGTAGAACCTACTAAAG TTACAGTTAAGTCCAGTTCTTCCGAGAACGTGAACGAGCCCACCTTGAAGCGCGAGGACAGCAATCTGTCGAAGAAGTCGCTGACCAAACTGCGTGCCGCTTTGGCCAAACCCGTGATGGGAGTTTCAGGAATTCGACGGGAACCAGTAGCTGTTTCCCGCAAAGAGGCAGAGACCAAGAAGGAACTGCCAGAAACCAAGAAGGACTCACTGGAAGTGAAAAAGGATGCGACCAGGATGCCCCTTATTAGGGGCAACAGTGCGGTCACTACGACCACATCCACGATGCCCACCACCATGTCCCTTTCCAGCAAGCGCTTGGCTGGAATCGAGGATATCGATGCCAATGACAAGGAGAACCTGGTACTGGTCTCCGAATATGTAAACGATATCTACGACTACTTGTATCAGGTGGAGCAGGACCAGCCCATTCACAAGGATCACCTGGCCGGGCAGAAGGAGGTGTCCCACAAGATGCGAGCCGTGCTGATCGATTGGATCAACGAAGTCCACCTGCAGTTCCATCTGGCTGCAGAGACCTTCCAGCTGGCGGTGGCTATCATTGATCGCTACCTGCAGGTGGTGAAGGACACCAAACGCACGTACTTGCAATTGGTGGGAGTGACAGCCCTCTTCATAGCCACCAAATACGAGGAGCTGTTCCCGCCGGCAATCGGGGATTTCGTCTTCATCACGGACGACACCTACACTGCCCGGCAGATCCGACAGATGGAGCTGCAGATTTTCAAGGCCATCGACTGTAATCTGTCGCGTCCGCTGCCGATTCACTTCCTTCGACGCTACTCGAAGGCTGCTGGCGCCGAGGACGAGCACCATACGATGTCCAAGTACTTCATTGAGCTAGCTTCCGTGGACTACGAAATGGCCACTTACAGGCCATCGGAG ATTGCAGCTGCCTCACTGTTCCTGTCGCTGCACTTGCTCAACGGAAACTACCGGGCCGGTACAGGATTCAACGACCGTCACTGGACACCCACTCTGACCTTCTACTCGCGGTACTCGGCCGCGCACTTGCGTCCGATTACCCGGCTGATCGCGAAACTAGCCCGGGATGCTCCCCAGGCCAAACTGAAGGCCATCTACAACAAGTACCAGGGCAGCAAGTTCCAGAAGATCGCGCTGCGAACGGAGCTGACCGGTGCGCTGATGGACTCGATTGTGGGCCAGAGCCAGAGGAAATAG
- the LOC27206331 gene encoding G2/mitotic-specific cyclin-B isoform X2: MVGTTLKMRSDENASENFKQVQLKKLTVPSMEATTKRAALGDLQNRGISRPIAAKDAAQKDSKDLKLTDALRNAKARVDSHWKKQPLGSTNGNGNGAVPPKVNEGGVAAFLRSNSVRNRVPTKTTVEPTKVKSSSSENVNEPTLKREDSNLSKKSLTKLRAALAKPVMGVSGIRREPVAVSRKEAETKKELPETKKDSLEVKKDATRMPLIRGNSAVTTTTSTMPTTMSLSSKRLAGIEDIDANDKENLVLVSEYVNDIYDYLYQVEQDQPIHKDHLAGQKEVSHKMRAVLIDWINEVHLQFHLAAETFQLAVAIIDRYLQVVKDTKRTYLQLVGVTALFIATKYEELFPPAIGDFVFITDDTYTARQIRQMELQIFKAIDCNLSRPLPIHFLRRYSKAAGAEDEHHTMSKYFIELASVDYEMATYRPSEIAAASLFLSLHLLNGNYRAGTGFNDRHWTPTLTFYSRYSAAHLRPITRLIAKLARDAPQAKLKAIYNKYQGSKFQKIALRTELTGALMDSIVGQSQRK; the protein is encoded by the exons ATGGTGGGCACAACACTGAAAATGCGTAGCGATGAG AACGCTTCGGAGAACTTCAAGCAAGTGCAATTGAAGAAATTGACGGTTCCTTCCAtggaggcaacaacaaaacgcgCGGCCTTGGGCGATTTGCAGAATCGCGGCATAAGTCGTCCCATCGCAGCGAAGGATGCGGCACAGAAAGA CTCCAAGGATCTCAAGCTCACAGACGCCCTGCGCAATGCCAAGGCTCGGGTGGACAGCCACTGGAAGAAACAGCCACTGGGCAGcaccaatggcaatggcaatggcgcCGTTCCGCCCAAGGTCAAcgaggggggcgtggcggcgTTTTTGCGCTCGAATTCGGTGCGCAATCGCGTTCCGACCAAGACCACTGTAGAACCTACTAAAG TTAAGTCCAGTTCTTCCGAGAACGTGAACGAGCCCACCTTGAAGCGCGAGGACAGCAATCTGTCGAAGAAGTCGCTGACCAAACTGCGTGCCGCTTTGGCCAAACCCGTGATGGGAGTTTCAGGAATTCGACGGGAACCAGTAGCTGTTTCCCGCAAAGAGGCAGAGACCAAGAAGGAACTGCCAGAAACCAAGAAGGACTCACTGGAAGTGAAAAAGGATGCGACCAGGATGCCCCTTATTAGGGGCAACAGTGCGGTCACTACGACCACATCCACGATGCCCACCACCATGTCCCTTTCCAGCAAGCGCTTGGCTGGAATCGAGGATATCGATGCCAATGACAAGGAGAACCTGGTACTGGTCTCCGAATATGTAAACGATATCTACGACTACTTGTATCAGGTGGAGCAGGACCAGCCCATTCACAAGGATCACCTGGCCGGGCAGAAGGAGGTGTCCCACAAGATGCGAGCCGTGCTGATCGATTGGATCAACGAAGTCCACCTGCAGTTCCATCTGGCTGCAGAGACCTTCCAGCTGGCGGTGGCTATCATTGATCGCTACCTGCAGGTGGTGAAGGACACCAAACGCACGTACTTGCAATTGGTGGGAGTGACAGCCCTCTTCATAGCCACCAAATACGAGGAGCTGTTCCCGCCGGCAATCGGGGATTTCGTCTTCATCACGGACGACACCTACACTGCCCGGCAGATCCGACAGATGGAGCTGCAGATTTTCAAGGCCATCGACTGTAATCTGTCGCGTCCGCTGCCGATTCACTTCCTTCGACGCTACTCGAAGGCTGCTGGCGCCGAGGACGAGCACCATACGATGTCCAAGTACTTCATTGAGCTAGCTTCCGTGGACTACGAAATGGCCACTTACAGGCCATCGGAG ATTGCAGCTGCCTCACTGTTCCTGTCGCTGCACTTGCTCAACGGAAACTACCGGGCCGGTACAGGATTCAACGACCGTCACTGGACACCCACTCTGACCTTCTACTCGCGGTACTCGGCCGCGCACTTGCGTCCGATTACCCGGCTGATCGCGAAACTAGCCCGGGATGCTCCCCAGGCCAAACTGAAGGCCATCTACAACAAGTACCAGGGCAGCAAGTTCCAGAAGATCGCGCTGCGAACGGAGCTGACCGGTGCGCTGATGGACTCGATTGTGGGCCAGAGCCAGAGGAAATAG
- the LOC27206331 gene encoding G2/mitotic-specific cyclin-B isoform X1 yields MVGTTLKMRSDENASENFKQVQLKKLTVPSMEATTKRAALGDLQNRGISRPIAAKDAAQKDSKDLKLTDALRNAKARVDSHWKKQPLGSTNGNGNGAVPPKVNEGGVAAFLRSNSVRNRVPTKTTVEPTKVTVKSSSSENVNEPTLKREDSNLSKKSLTKLRAALAKPVMGVSGIRREPVAVSRKEAETKKELPETKKDSLEVKKDATRMPLIRGNSAVTTTTSTMPTTMSLSSKRLAGIEDIDANDKENLVLVSEYVNDIYDYLYQVEQDQPIHKDHLAGQKEVSHKMRAVLIDWINEVHLQFHLAAETFQLAVAIIDRYLQVVKDTKRTYLQLVGVTALFIATKYEELFPPAIGDFVFITDDTYTARQIRQMELQIFKAIDCNLSRPLPIHFLRRYSKAAGAEDEHHTMSKYFIELASVDYEMATYRPSEIAAASLFLSLHLLNGNYRAGTGFNDRHWTPTLTFYSRYSAAHLRPITRLIAKLARDAPQAKLKAIYNKYQGSKFQKIALRTELTGALMDSIVGQSQRK; encoded by the exons ATGGTGGGCACAACACTGAAAATGCGTAGCGATGAG AACGCTTCGGAGAACTTCAAGCAAGTGCAATTGAAGAAATTGACGGTTCCTTCCAtggaggcaacaacaaaacgcgCGGCCTTGGGCGATTTGCAGAATCGCGGCATAAGTCGTCCCATCGCAGCGAAGGATGCGGCACAGAAAGA CTCCAAGGATCTCAAGCTCACAGACGCCCTGCGCAATGCCAAGGCTCGGGTGGACAGCCACTGGAAGAAACAGCCACTGGGCAGcaccaatggcaatggcaatggcgcCGTTCCGCCCAAGGTCAAcgaggggggcgtggcggcgTTTTTGCGCTCGAATTCGGTGCGCAATCGCGTTCCGACCAAGACCACTGTAGAACCTACTAAAG TTACAGTTAAGTCCAGTTCTTCCGAGAACGTGAACGAGCCCACCTTGAAGCGCGAGGACAGCAATCTGTCGAAGAAGTCGCTGACCAAACTGCGTGCCGCTTTGGCCAAACCCGTGATGGGAGTTTCAGGAATTCGACGGGAACCAGTAGCTGTTTCCCGCAAAGAGGCAGAGACCAAGAAGGAACTGCCAGAAACCAAGAAGGACTCACTGGAAGTGAAAAAGGATGCGACCAGGATGCCCCTTATTAGGGGCAACAGTGCGGTCACTACGACCACATCCACGATGCCCACCACCATGTCCCTTTCCAGCAAGCGCTTGGCTGGAATCGAGGATATCGATGCCAATGACAAGGAGAACCTGGTACTGGTCTCCGAATATGTAAACGATATCTACGACTACTTGTATCAGGTGGAGCAGGACCAGCCCATTCACAAGGATCACCTGGCCGGGCAGAAGGAGGTGTCCCACAAGATGCGAGCCGTGCTGATCGATTGGATCAACGAAGTCCACCTGCAGTTCCATCTGGCTGCAGAGACCTTCCAGCTGGCGGTGGCTATCATTGATCGCTACCTGCAGGTGGTGAAGGACACCAAACGCACGTACTTGCAATTGGTGGGAGTGACAGCCCTCTTCATAGCCACCAAATACGAGGAGCTGTTCCCGCCGGCAATCGGGGATTTCGTCTTCATCACGGACGACACCTACACTGCCCGGCAGATCCGACAGATGGAGCTGCAGATTTTCAAGGCCATCGACTGTAATCTGTCGCGTCCGCTGCCGATTCACTTCCTTCGACGCTACTCGAAGGCTGCTGGCGCCGAGGACGAGCACCATACGATGTCCAAGTACTTCATTGAGCTAGCTTCCGTGGACTACGAAATGGCCACTTACAGGCCATCGGAG ATTGCAGCTGCCTCACTGTTCCTGTCGCTGCACTTGCTCAACGGAAACTACCGGGCCGGTACAGGATTCAACGACCGTCACTGGACACCCACTCTGACCTTCTACTCGCGGTACTCGGCCGCGCACTTGCGTCCGATTACCCGGCTGATCGCGAAACTAGCCCGGGATGCTCCCCAGGCCAAACTGAAGGCCATCTACAACAAGTACCAGGGCAGCAAGTTCCAGAAGATCGCGCTGCGAACGGAGCTGACCGGTGCGCTGATGGACTCGATTGTGGGCCAGAGCCAGAGGAAATAG
- the LOC6735762 gene encoding A disintegrin and metalloproteinase with thrombospondin motifs 16 has translation MTVAAIGSNRHRRLALIVLTTLWLLIGASPSSSSPSSSSTNPKSVSIELRRKRSLHYNGIELDENNLVGHLREHERALIFGSRSPEEAPEFKLVHLAQQRPEEQQRLEEGKRPGEAEQHGGNPHQRRQRRSLPVQDGNGPLPPEEKEQEAGEDVEARLQLQQSPQLIDDAFIFIRRTENGTQFVEHSPQLLKRLDRCFYRSPAAALDLCEPGNVRGVFQQNGSDLVIHPLPARFGTGTHVLYQARVDKNGGDYNEASSRRTTSPLDSQLQFEPDAEEFNEPRRRLRAQSQLQSPLRLRFQPRHHHPHQPHHQRRRRYIGDPPRSRWSDIPEELFIETAIFVDSDLYAHMQKNFPTNTESKVVSFLLAMINGVQLLYHHPTLGRRINFVLKRLEIWKSWDPSGLVRSRDVENYLNSFCKWQEKLNPFSDADPLHYDHALVLTGLDLVTYEKGKANSQVVGMATVKGMCTSIYSCTINEAKHFESVFVVAHEIGHNLGMRHDAKEISCDPTMHIMSPKLGSGKVTWSKCSRTYLEDFLMDPQADCLFDRDSFAGPWDHTAGGRLPGERFNANQQCMLRFGKNFMQASTQSKMEICRDLHCRQDGLPWTSHPALEGTECGPNMWCRGGTCEARSSKQGSYLALKSWPPEHVPEATHEKIIRHEPNRIPPLLHDYNPMGNELPGSPSNWGEWSEPSACESGCLYGQSRRLLEGSTGLRTLNRSCLNFPSRCIGRDRRFVTCNTPQCHKVPVQTINDFATQVCMQARKSDPELTGEGQQLPSTLDASCKIFCRTRTNGTKSRRWTFPDGTTCKAKQHNPEDITYCISGRCERFSCDNSTSNFFKMDSSFCEARSVRPTRDSSDQESRQQTTSQRYAERQEGKPLKNHYENEVAKRPSYGQGNHINAPASPYKRRNYHKPYPPEIPRPPPPASASLIALDRSSSSESEWVAHPGCHSNCMTDSKGVQGVTSRLTGVESIQLCSYRIQPCERLQTAAEYAEQTCARYRQKVRGLSGHGAQISASIDEPDRSCRVGCQDEFIKYRYYLVNGRNGHFPPGTRCSPVGKRYCVYGRCLEFGDDDLPLDKTHISLGQLRTRRKRSSPSNDLFNVTEIFSKPSHSDISAENIEFTQPIHVSADELSSKSR, from the exons ATGACTGTCGCAGCAATTGGATCTAATCGGCACCGTCGTTTGGCTTTAATTGTTTTGACCACCTTGTGGCTGCTAATCGGGGCCAGCCCGTCCTCATCCTCcccatcctcctcctccaccaatCCAAAATCCGTCAGCATTGAGCTGCGTCGCAAGAGGAGCTTGCACTACAATGGCATTGAG CTGGATGAGAACAACCTGGTGGGCCATCTGAGGGAGCACGAGCGCGCCCTGATCTTCGGATCACGATCTCCGGAAGAGG CGCCCGAATTCAAACTCGTGCACTTGGCACAACAACGAcccgaggagcagcagcggtTGGAGGAGGGGAAGCGGCCAGGTGAGGCGGAGCAGCATGGGGGCAATCCTCACCAGAGACGTCAGCGGCGCAGCCTGCCAGTGCAAG ATGGTAATGGGCCACTGCCGccggaggagaaggagcaggaggctGGGGAAGATGTGGAGGCGcggttgcagctgcagcagtcGCCGCAGCTGATCGACGACGCCTTCATCTTCATCCGACGCACCGAGAACGGCACCCAGTTCGTAGAGCACTCGCCGCAGCTGCTCAAGCGCCTGGACAGATGCTTCTACCGGAGTCCAGCGGCTGCTCTCGATCTCTGCGAGCCCGGCAATGTG CGCGGCGTGTTCCAGCAGAATGGCAGTGACCTGGTGATCCATCCGCTCCCCGCGCGCTTTGGCACCGGGACGCACGTGCTCTACCAAGCGAGGGTGGACAAGAACGGCGGCGACTACAATGAGGCGTCGTCAAGGCGAACGACGTCGCCGTTAGACAGCCAGCTGCAGTTCGAGCCCGATGCGGAAGAGTTCAACGAACCACGGCGGCGGTTGCGGGCCCAGTCTCAGTTACAGTCCCCGTTGAGATTGCGCTTCCAGCCACGACATCATCACCCACATCAGCCCCATCATCAGCGAAGACGCCGCTACATTGGAGATCCGCCGCGCTCCCGCTGGTCGGACATTCCAGAGGAGCTCTTCATTGAGACGGCCATCTTTGTAGACAGCGATCTCTATGCTCACATGCAGAAGAACTTCCCCACAAACACGGAGAGCAAGGTGGTCAGTTTCCTGCTGGCCATGATCAATGGCGTCCAGCTGCTATACCATCACCCCACTCTGGGTCGTCGCATCAATTTCGTGCTGAAGCGCCTAGAGATCTGGAAGTCCTGGGATCCATCGGGTCTGGTTCGCTCCAGGGATGTCGAGAACTACCTGAACAGCTTCTGCAAGTGGCAGGAGAAACTGAATCCCTTCTCCGACGCAGATCCCTTGCACTACGATCACGCCCTGGTGCTGACTGGTCTCGACCTCGTCACCTACGAGAAGGGCAAGGCCAATAGCCAGGTGGTGGGCATGGCGACGGTCAAGGGCATGTGCACCTCCATCTACTCCTGCACCATCAACGAGGCCAAGCACTTTGAGAGCGTCTTTGTGGTGGCACACGAAATTGGACACAA CTTGGGAATGCGACACGATGCCAAGGAGATTAGCTGCGACCCCACCATGCACATCATGTCCCCGAAGCTGGGCAGTGGCAAGGTCACCTGGTCCAAGTGCTCGCGAACTTATCTTGAGGATTTCCTTAT GGATCCCCAGGCGGACTGCCTCTTCGATAGGGACTCGTTCGCGGGTCCTTGGGATCATACGGCAGGTGGTCGTCTGCCTGGCGAACGCTTCAATGCCAATCAGCAGTGCATGCTGCGCTTTGGAAAGAACTTCATGCAGGCCAGCACCCAGAGCAAGATGGAAATCTGTCGGGATCTCCACTGTCGCCAGGATGGACTGCCTTGGACTTCGCATCCTGCGCTGGAGGGCACCGAATGCGGGCCCAATATG TGGTGCCGAGGTGGAACCTGTGAGGCTCGTTCCTCCAAACAGGGTAGCTACTTAGCCCTCAAGTCCTGGCCTCCTGAACACGTTCCCGAGGCCACCCACGAGAAGATTATCCGACATGAGCCGAACCGGATTCCCCCGCTGCTGCACGACTACAATCCGATGGGTAATGAGCTGCCAGGATCGCCCTCGAATTGGGGCGAGTGGAGCGAGCCGAGTGCCTGCGAGTCTGGCTGCCTCTATGGGCAGTCACGCCGCCTCCTGGAGGGCAGCACAGGTCTCCGAACGTTAAACAGGAGCTGCCTGAACTTTCCGTCGCGTTGCATTGGCAGGGATCGGCGATTTGTGACCTGCAACACACCGCAATGCCACAAGGTGCCCGTCCAGACGATCAACGACTTCGCCACCCAAGTGTGCATGCAGGCTAGGAAGTCAGATCCGGAACTCACCGGCGAGGGCCAGCAGCTGCCCAGCACGCTGGACGCGTCCTGCAAGATCTTCTGCCGCACCCGGACCAATGGCACCAAGTCCCGGCGATGGACATTCCCGGATGGCACCACCTGCAAAGCGAAGCAACACAACCCCGAGGATATCACCTACTGCATTTCCGGTCGCTGTGAGCGGTTCTCCTGTGACAATTCCACCTCCAACTTCTTTAAGATGGACAGCAGCTTCTGCGAGGCGAGATCAGTGCGCCCCACTAGGGATTCCTCAGATCAGGAGAGCAGGCAGCAAACCACCAGCCAGCGGTATGCAGAGCGCCAGGAGGGAAAACCACTGAAGAATCACTACGAGAATG AGGTAGCTAAGCGACCTTCCTATGGCCAAGGCAACCACATCAATGCACCAGCATCGCCGTACAAGAGGAGGAACTATCACAAGCCCTATCCTCCAGAGATTCCGAGACCCCCACCGCCCGCCTCTGCATCACTGATCGCCCTGGATCGTAGCTCGTCCTCGGAATCGGAGTGGGTGGCGCATCCGGGCTGCCACTCCAACTGCATGACAGACTCGAAGGGCGTGCAGGGGGTCACCTCCCGGCTGACCGGTGTGGAAAGCATCCAACTGTGCTCCTATCGCATTCAACCCTGCGAGCGTTTGCAGACGGCGGCGGAGTATGCGGAACAGACCTGCGCCAGGTATCGCCAGAAGGTGCGCGGTCTGTCCGGCCACGGGGCCCAGATCTCGGCCAGCATCGATGAGCCGGACCGCAGCTGCCGCGTTGGATGCCAGGACGAGTTCATCAAGTACAGGTACTACCTGGTGAACGGCCGGAACGGACACTTCCCGCCAGGCACTCGCTGCTCGCCGGTGGGCAAACGATATTGCGTGTATGGCAGGTGCCTGGAATTCGGCGACGATGATCTGCCGCTGGACAAGACCCACATTAGCCTGGGTCAACTGAGGACGCGCCGGAAAAGGAGCTCGCCCTCCAATGACTTGTTCAACGTAACGGAGATATTCAGTAAACCATCACATTCAG ATATCTCCGCCGAAAACATCGAATTCACCCAACCCATTCACGTCTCCGCAGACGAACTGAGTAGCAAAAGCCGATAG